Proteins encoded together in one Candidatus Sulfotelmatobacter sp. window:
- the kynU gene encoding kynureninase has protein sequence MTLPPFHIGRDFAVAMDERDPLAYFRELFFIPKTKTGEDCIYLCGHSLGLQPKSARAYLDQELRDWAHLGVEGHFHAKNPWMPYHRLLTEQTAALVGAQPEEVVVMNSLTVNLHLMMASFYRPTNARHKILVERGAFPSDQYAVASQIRFHKFDPASSLVELTPRDGESCMRDEDIEALIEREGDSIALILLGGVNYATGQAFDLAAVTKAGHRKGCVVGFDLAHASGNIPLHLHDWGPDFGVWCSYKYLNGGPGCVAGCFVHERHAHAQHLPRFAGWWGHDEKVRFQMGPDFHAMPGAEGWQLSNPPILALAPLRASMEIFSRAGMEALRAKSISLTAYMEFLLRQHASPKFSIITPPEQERRGAQLSIRMPTDGRKLCDRLTAGGVIGDWREPDTFRVAAVPLYNSYQDVYHFVQQFSVAL, from the coding sequence GTGACCCTTCCACCGTTTCACATTGGAAGAGACTTTGCCGTTGCCATGGATGAGCGCGATCCCCTGGCTTATTTTCGTGAACTCTTTTTTATTCCAAAAACGAAAACAGGCGAAGACTGCATCTACCTGTGCGGGCACTCTCTCGGGCTGCAACCAAAATCGGCGCGAGCCTATCTCGACCAGGAACTGCGCGACTGGGCGCATCTCGGCGTCGAGGGACACTTCCACGCCAAAAATCCCTGGATGCCCTACCACCGTCTGCTGACCGAGCAGACCGCGGCTCTGGTCGGCGCGCAGCCGGAAGAAGTCGTGGTCATGAATTCGCTCACCGTAAACCTGCACCTGATGATGGCGTCGTTTTACCGCCCCACGAACGCTAGACATAAGATTCTGGTGGAACGCGGAGCGTTTCCGTCGGATCAATACGCCGTGGCTTCTCAGATTCGGTTTCATAAATTTGATCCGGCATCGTCGCTGGTGGAACTCACGCCGCGCGACGGCGAATCCTGCATGCGCGACGAAGATATCGAAGCGCTGATCGAACGCGAGGGTGACTCGATCGCACTGATCCTGCTGGGCGGCGTGAACTACGCGACCGGACAGGCCTTCGATTTGGCGGCAGTTACAAAAGCGGGGCATCGCAAGGGATGCGTGGTCGGATTCGACCTGGCGCATGCCTCCGGAAATATTCCGCTCCACCTCCACGACTGGGGTCCGGACTTCGGGGTATGGTGCAGCTACAAATATTTGAATGGCGGCCCAGGATGCGTGGCGGGCTGCTTTGTCCATGAGCGCCACGCCCACGCGCAGCATCTGCCGCGCTTCGCCGGCTGGTGGGGACATGACGAAAAGGTCCGCTTCCAGATGGGGCCAGACTTTCATGCCATGCCGGGCGCGGAAGGCTGGCAGTTGAGCAACCCTCCAATTCTTGCTCTGGCTCCTCTGCGTGCGTCGATGGAGATTTTTTCTCGGGCCGGCATGGAAGCCTTGCGCGCCAAGAGCATTTCGCTCACGGCATATATGGAGTTTTTGCTCCGCCAACATGCTTCGCCGAAGTTCTCAATCATAACTCCGCCGGAGCAGGAGCGAAGGGGTGCCCAACTCTCCATCCGCATGCCCACTGACGGCCGCAAGCTGTGCGACCGATTGACCGCCGGAGGAGTCATCGGAGACTGGCGCGAGCCCGACACGTTCCGGGTAGCTGCCGTGCCCTTATATAACTCGTATCAGGACGTTTACCATTTCGTGCAACAGTTCTCCGTGGCACTTTAG
- a CDS encoding NAD(P)/FAD-dependent oxidoreductase, whose translation MTSPLQPISLIGAGLNGPLLALGLVKRGHRVEIYERRSDMRRVRMSAGRSINLALSTRGIHALTEAGLWDEMRKIVVPMRGRMMHSATSQLTFQAYGRNDNEVINSISRAELNIALISAAEQAGVKINFQQRCTGIDLKTGELLLRDERSGENRTIEREVVIGCDGSVSAIRNEMLKMTGFNFSQQYLNYGYKELSIPAGPDGMHVLETNALHIWPRGNYMLIALPNVDGTFACILFLPFEGPDSFAHLTSPELVLEFFRARFPDAIPLMPDLAANFFANPTGAMVTIKCSPWHIDRRALLLGDAAHAIVPFFGQGINCGFEDCSVLLELLDRHGTDWARIFREFESARKINTDAIADLAVENFVEMRDRVADPRFLFRKKVELALEAKYPRLFVPKYSMVTFHRIPYATALQRGKVQDGILSELCESIDRVEGLDWERADQLIRSGLTPLDLAA comes from the coding sequence ATGACTTCTCCACTCCAACCCATTTCACTGATTGGCGCGGGACTGAATGGCCCGCTGCTGGCGCTGGGCCTGGTCAAGCGCGGGCATCGGGTTGAGATCTATGAGCGCCGGTCTGACATGCGGCGCGTCCGCATGAGCGCCGGGCGCTCGATCAACCTCGCCCTGTCGACCCGCGGAATTCACGCCCTCACCGAAGCTGGATTGTGGGACGAGATGCGGAAGATCGTCGTTCCGATGCGGGGAAGAATGATGCATTCGGCGACATCGCAGCTCACTTTTCAAGCCTACGGCAGGAATGACAATGAGGTCATCAATTCGATTTCGCGAGCCGAATTGAATATTGCGCTGATCAGTGCGGCTGAGCAGGCAGGGGTGAAGATCAATTTTCAACAACGTTGTACCGGGATCGATCTGAAGACCGGAGAGCTTTTATTGCGAGATGAACGCAGCGGCGAGAACAGAACGATCGAACGCGAGGTTGTGATCGGCTGTGACGGATCGGTGTCGGCGATTCGCAACGAGATGTTGAAGATGACCGGGTTCAACTTTTCGCAACAATATCTTAATTACGGCTACAAGGAGCTTTCGATTCCAGCCGGGCCAGACGGCATGCACGTATTGGAAACGAATGCGCTTCACATTTGGCCGCGCGGCAATTACATGCTCATCGCCTTGCCCAATGTCGACGGCACATTTGCCTGCATTCTTTTTCTACCATTTGAAGGTCCCGACAGCTTTGCCCATCTGACATCACCTGAGCTTGTGCTGGAATTCTTTCGGGCGCGCTTTCCCGACGCGATTCCGCTTATGCCGGATCTGGCGGCAAATTTCTTTGCCAATCCTACTGGCGCGATGGTTACGATCAAATGTTCTCCCTGGCATATTGATCGCCGCGCTCTTCTGCTCGGTGATGCGGCCCATGCGATCGTTCCCTTTTTTGGGCAAGGAATCAATTGCGGCTTTGAAGATTGTTCGGTTCTGCTCGAACTGCTCGATCGCCATGGAACCGATTGGGCGCGGATCTTCCGCGAATTTGAGTCGGCCCGAAAGATCAATACCGATGCCATCGCCGACCTGGCAGTGGAAAATTTTGTAGAGATGAGAGATCGCGTGGCCGACCCGCGATTTCTCTTTCGCAAGAAAGTTGAGCTGGCGCTCGAAGCGAAATATCCGCGGCTTTTCGTGCCCAAGTATTCGATGGTCACGTTTCATCGCATCCCCTACGCGACCGCACTGCAGCGCGGAAAAGTGCAAGATGGCATCCTCAGCGAGCTCTGCGAGTCCATCGATCGGGTCGAGGGTCTCGATTGGGAAAGGGCTGACCAGCTGATTCGCAGCGGACTCACGCCTCTGGATCTGGCCGCGTGA
- a CDS encoding tryptophan 2,3-dioxygenase family protein: MRIIDIHNHFFPRNWPDLAARYGTPNWPWIKHTETGKAEIMVGDRFFRQIYSACWDPEVRLSEMDRDGVDMQILSATPVLFAYDRPIQHALDCAQLFNDAALGLCAQGQGRLKSLCQVPLQDIDSACQELSRCMRAGHLGVQIGNHVGEKNLDDPGMVTFLHHCSDEGAAVLVHPWDMLAPERMPKYMMPWTVAMPAETQLGIVAMILSGAFDKLPTKLRICFAHGGGSFAFLLGRLENAWQHHPVARGVCELPPRHYLNRFYTDSAVFDARALQFLVGTLGAERVMLGSDYPFPLGEHRVGSLIRSSELSSLEKDLLLGANAVEFLALNRPQPQATPEVSTSAAPIVPHAEQLTYSSYLKVPELLKLQRPQSNPQHHDELLFIIVHQTYELWFRELLHDLDAVVANLRGAGANPESRDEVYEAARLLRRCTEITRVLVEQFTILETMLPTHFLAFRGKLEPASGFQSEQFRELEFLCGLKDEKMLRYHRPTPEAHAQLERRLREPSLHDVFFDALRTMGKLRFDDTATERERFEARARAVLSLYQDERSHRDWIDVCERLTEFDELVVSWRLRHIQLVERVIGVRMGTGGSAGSSYLKLTLDKKFFPELWEARTLLTQ; the protein is encoded by the coding sequence ATGCGAATCATCGACATTCATAATCACTTTTTTCCACGCAATTGGCCCGATCTTGCGGCGCGTTACGGCACTCCCAACTGGCCCTGGATCAAGCATACAGAGACGGGCAAAGCGGAAATCATGGTGGGGGATCGGTTCTTCCGCCAGATCTATTCCGCTTGCTGGGACCCCGAAGTGCGGCTGAGTGAGATGGACCGCGACGGAGTGGACATGCAAATTCTCTCGGCCACGCCGGTGCTGTTCGCCTATGATCGTCCCATTCAGCATGCGCTGGATTGTGCGCAACTGTTCAACGATGCGGCGCTCGGACTCTGCGCCCAGGGTCAGGGCCGGCTGAAGTCCTTGTGCCAGGTTCCGCTACAGGATATCGATTCCGCATGCCAAGAACTGAGCCGGTGTATGCGCGCGGGGCACCTGGGAGTGCAGATCGGCAATCACGTCGGAGAGAAAAATCTCGACGATCCCGGCATGGTGACCTTCCTGCATCATTGCTCGGATGAGGGCGCCGCTGTACTGGTGCACCCCTGGGACATGCTCGCCCCCGAGCGCATGCCGAAGTACATGATGCCGTGGACCGTCGCGATGCCGGCCGAGACGCAACTCGGCATCGTCGCGATGATTTTAAGCGGTGCCTTCGACAAACTGCCAACGAAACTACGCATCTGCTTCGCTCATGGCGGTGGAAGTTTTGCCTTCTTGCTTGGACGGCTCGAGAACGCCTGGCAGCATCATCCCGTGGCACGCGGCGTTTGCGAGTTGCCTCCAAGGCATTATCTGAATCGCTTCTATACAGATTCCGCAGTGTTCGACGCGCGGGCTCTTCAGTTTTTGGTGGGAACCCTGGGCGCGGAGCGTGTCATGCTCGGATCGGACTATCCGTTCCCGCTGGGCGAGCATCGCGTCGGGTCGCTGATTCGATCGAGTGAATTGTCCTCGCTCGAAAAAGACCTGCTGCTGGGCGCGAATGCCGTGGAATTTCTAGCGCTTAATCGCCCGCAGCCTCAAGCGACCCCTGAGGTTTCAACCTCGGCCGCCCCGATCGTTCCCCACGCCGAGCAACTCACGTACAGTTCCTACCTCAAAGTTCCGGAACTTCTGAAGTTGCAGCGCCCGCAATCGAACCCGCAACACCACGATGAACTCTTGTTCATCATCGTGCACCAGACTTACGAGTTGTGGTTCCGGGAGTTGCTGCACGATCTGGACGCGGTGGTCGCCAACCTGCGCGGCGCCGGCGCGAACCCTGAATCGCGCGATGAGGTGTATGAAGCAGCGCGTTTGCTGCGGCGCTGCACGGAAATTACTCGCGTATTGGTGGAGCAGTTCACGATCCTCGAAACCATGCTTCCGACGCACTTTCTGGCCTTCCGCGGAAAGCTCGAGCCCGCCAGCGGTTTTCAATCGGAACAATTTCGCGAGTTGGAATTCTTATGCGGCCTGAAGGACGAGAAAATGTTGCGCTACCATCGCCCGACGCCCGAGGCGCATGCGCAGTTGGAGCGCCGGCTGCGTGAGCCTTCGCTGCACGATGTTTTCTTTGACGCGCTGCGGACCATGGGCAAATTGCGATTCGACGACACAGCGACCGAGCGCGAACGTTTCGAGGCGCGCGCCCGCGCCGTGCTCTCGCTCTATCAGGACGAACGAAGCCATCGCGATTGGATCGATGTCTGCGAACGGCTCACCGAGTTCGACGAACTGGTGGTGAGCTGGCGGCTGCGACATATACAACTGGTCGAGCGCGTGATTGGCGTCCGCATGGGCACGGGCGGCAGCGCCGGGTCGTCGTATTTGAAACTTACCCTGGACAAGAAATTCTTTCCCGAATTGTGGGAGGCGCGAACGCTCCTGACGCAGTAG
- a CDS encoding 3-hydroxyanthranilate 3,4-dioxygenase: MPSIKNLRAFNFQGWIEANKEKFKPPVGNAQVWEDGEMMVTVVGGPNNRRDYHDDPTEEFFYQLKGDIFLRLMETPGKPPLEIPIKEGEVFLLPKHMRHSPQRLQAGTIGVVVEMPRPEGAMDGFEWYCPNCHQLVHRAEVKLKSIVTDLPPLFERFYSDESLRKCKHCGAVHPGKP; encoded by the coding sequence ATGCCGTCTATCAAGAACCTAAGAGCCTTCAACTTTCAGGGTTGGATCGAAGCCAACAAAGAAAAATTCAAGCCGCCCGTGGGCAATGCCCAGGTCTGGGAAGACGGCGAGATGATGGTCACGGTGGTCGGCGGACCGAACAATCGGCGCGATTACCACGACGATCCGACCGAGGAGTTTTTTTACCAGCTCAAGGGCGACATTTTTCTTCGCCTCATGGAGACCCCCGGTAAGCCGCCGCTGGAGATTCCAATTAAAGAAGGCGAAGTTTTTCTCCTTCCCAAACACATGCGTCATTCGCCGCAGCGCTTGCAGGCGGGTACCATCGGCGTGGTCGTTGAGATGCCGCGCCCAGAGGGGGCTATGGACGGCTTCGAGTGGTATTGCCCGAATTGTCATCAACTGGTTCATCGTGCGGAAGTAAAACTGAAAAGCATCGTGACTGATTTGCCGCCTTTGTTTGAGCGCTTCTACAGCGACGAGAGCCTGCGCAAGTGCAAACACTGCGGAGCGGTTCATCCCGGCAAGCCGTAG
- a CDS encoding RidA family protein has translation MGKVESTVVAGKAKPRGKFPHVKRAGDFLFVSGTSARRPDNSIAGAEADELGATHLDIRLQTRAVIENVRDILKSAGAQLEDVVEVTTYLVNMNDFAGYNDVYGEFFGYDGPTRTTVAVHQLPHPHLLIEIRAMAYQPEKKN, from the coding sequence ATGGGGAAAGTCGAAAGCACGGTGGTGGCGGGAAAGGCAAAGCCGCGGGGAAAATTTCCTCACGTCAAGCGCGCGGGCGACTTCCTGTTTGTTTCCGGTACCAGCGCGCGCCGCCCCGACAATTCCATTGCCGGCGCGGAGGCCGATGAACTCGGCGCCACGCATCTCGATATTCGCTTGCAGACCAGGGCCGTGATTGAGAACGTGCGTGACATCCTGAAAAGCGCGGGCGCGCAACTGGAAGATGTTGTCGAGGTGACGACCTACCTGGTGAACATGAACGATTTCGCGGGATACAACGACGTGTATGGTGAATTCTTCGGCTACGATGGGCCGACTCGGACGACCGTGGCCGTCCACCAGTTGCCGCATCCACACTTGCTGATCGAAATTCGAGCGATGGCATACCAGCCGGAGAAAAAGAATTAA
- a CDS encoding 2-hydroxymuconic semialdehyde dehydrogenase, with protein MKSILNYIGGEFVRGKREFADVNPADGSLIAQVAEADAGLVDDAVAAARRALGGEWGRLGVRERAARLHKVADAIEARFTDFVAAEVADTGKPVALASKLDVPRAAANFRVFADLIKTAPLESFQTETPDGKSALNYAVRKPLGVVGIVTPWNLPLLLLTWKVAPALACGNTVVVKPSEETPATATLLAEAIAAAGIPAGVYNVVHGFGPNSAGEFLTQHPNVNAVTFTGESQTGAAIMKTVAASVKPVSFELGGKNAAIVFADCNFDEAVNGIRDAVFLNTGQVCLCAERVYVERAIFPRFVEALKGKAETLQVGSPLENNTNLGPLISATHRDKVLSYYRLAREEGATVLTGGGIPQFGNALDQGFYVQPTIYTGLSESARCVKEEIFGPVCHIAAFDDEEEAIRMANDTKYGLAASIWTTNLKRGHRVAQAMNVGITWVNCWFLRDLRTPFGGAGLSGIGREGGMHSLNFYSELNNICIGL; from the coding sequence TTGAAGTCCATTCTGAATTACATCGGGGGCGAGTTCGTACGCGGCAAGCGTGAGTTCGCCGATGTGAATCCTGCCGACGGCAGCTTGATTGCGCAAGTGGCAGAAGCCGACGCTGGCTTGGTCGACGATGCGGTGGCGGCCGCCCGTAGAGCGTTGGGCGGGGAGTGGGGCCGGTTGGGCGTCCGCGAGCGCGCCGCTCGGCTGCACAAGGTGGCGGACGCGATCGAGGCGCGCTTCACTGATTTTGTCGCCGCCGAAGTGGCGGACACGGGCAAGCCAGTCGCCCTTGCTTCTAAGCTCGACGTTCCGCGCGCGGCCGCGAACTTCCGCGTATTTGCCGATCTGATCAAAACCGCGCCTCTGGAATCTTTTCAAACCGAAACGCCCGATGGCAAGAGCGCGCTGAATTATGCGGTGCGCAAGCCGCTCGGCGTGGTGGGCATCGTCACTCCATGGAACCTGCCGCTGTTGCTCCTCACCTGGAAAGTCGCGCCGGCCCTGGCCTGCGGCAACACGGTCGTGGTCAAGCCCTCCGAGGAAACTCCGGCGACCGCCACGCTTCTCGCCGAAGCGATAGCGGCGGCGGGAATTCCTGCCGGGGTCTACAACGTCGTCCACGGCTTCGGTCCGAATTCGGCGGGTGAATTTCTTACGCAGCATCCCAACGTAAATGCCGTGACCTTCACCGGTGAGTCGCAGACTGGGGCCGCGATCATGAAGACGGTCGCGGCCTCGGTGAAACCGGTCTCCTTCGAACTCGGCGGCAAGAATGCCGCAATCGTATTCGCCGATTGCAATTTTGACGAAGCGGTCAACGGCATCCGCGACGCGGTGTTCCTCAACACCGGGCAGGTCTGTCTTTGCGCGGAGAGAGTTTATGTGGAGCGCGCCATCTTCCCGCGTTTCGTCGAGGCGCTGAAAGGTAAAGCCGAAACCCTGCAAGTCGGGTCTCCGCTGGAGAACAATACCAATCTTGGCCCGCTCATTTCGGCAACGCATCGCGACAAAGTGCTCTCCTATTACCGATTGGCGCGCGAAGAGGGCGCAACGGTACTGACGGGCGGCGGCATTCCGCAGTTCGGCAACGCGCTCGATCAGGGCTTCTACGTGCAGCCGACGATCTATACTGGATTGTCGGAATCGGCGCGCTGCGTGAAGGAAGAAATATTTGGCCCTGTGTGTCACATCGCTGCTTTTGATGACGAAGAAGAAGCGATCCGGATGGCGAACGATACGAAATACGGCTTGGCCGCGTCGATCTGGACGACGAATTTGAAACGAGGTCACCGCGTAGCGCAGGCGATGAATGTCGGTATTACGTGGGTGAATTGCTGGTTCCTTCGCGACCTGCGAACGCCCTTCGGCGGCGCCGGACTTTCCGGCATCGGGCGTGAAGGCGGAATGCATTCGCTGAATTTTTATTCCGAACTGAACAATATCTGCATTGGCTTGTAA
- a CDS encoding PIN domain-containing protein, with protein MIDKTFVDTNILIYAHDVDAKTKHDIARNVLRELWSGRSGVLSMQVLKEFYVNVTRKIASPLPRSEARLVVNSYSIWCVETTPTEIAAAFRIEDESRIGFWDALIVASAAKAGTTRILSEDLDAQQQIAGIRIENPFAHLR; from the coding sequence ATGATCGATAAGACCTTCGTCGATACAAATATCCTGATTTACGCGCACGACGTTGATGCGAAAACCAAGCACGACATCGCCAGGAATGTTTTGCGAGAACTTTGGAGCGGGCGCAGCGGTGTTCTCAGCATGCAAGTGCTAAAGGAATTTTATGTGAACGTAACCCGCAAGATCGCTTCCCCGCTGCCGAGAAGCGAAGCGCGGCTGGTGGTGAACAGCTATTCGATCTGGTGCGTGGAAACAACGCCGACCGAAATTGCAGCCGCGTTCCGAATCGAGGACGAATCCCGCATCGGTTTCTGGGACGCACTCATTGTCGCTTCCGCAGCGAAAGCTGGAACGACGCGAATCCTGTCGGAGGACTTGGATGCCCAGCAGCAGATTGCGGGCATTCGCATAGAAAATCCGTTCGCTCATCTGCGGTGA
- a CDS encoding lytic transglycosylase domain-containing protein, protein MRKRLQLAFMLTAATAIATSYFLYPLHVWAAEGDSTSQVISTTDEHGRKIYVNDEAPVQKHAATPAPQPKRSSLVYWSSKENRWKPVPSVNTASMQAARSAAAEVVQYEGAQYFGHESKQSANARILAANYRGHQATQDEIDASITMAAARHNVDPNLVRAVVKVESNFNSNAVSRKGAMGLMQLMPSTARELKVKNPFDPDQNVDAGVRHLKQLLENYGGDVNLTLAAYNAGSGAVARNNGVPHFAETQNYVRRITNLYYGGFDLSQSGVTRDPVRVQRDARGMLYISNTE, encoded by the coding sequence ATGCGAAAGCGCCTGCAACTCGCATTCATGCTGACGGCCGCCACGGCAATCGCGACCTCCTACTTTCTCTATCCACTGCACGTGTGGGCCGCCGAGGGCGACAGCACGTCCCAAGTAATCTCTACTACCGACGAGCACGGACGCAAGATCTACGTGAACGATGAAGCCCCGGTGCAGAAACATGCGGCGACGCCGGCTCCGCAACCGAAGCGGTCCTCGCTGGTGTACTGGAGCAGCAAGGAGAATCGCTGGAAGCCGGTACCGTCGGTGAATACGGCCTCGATGCAGGCGGCGCGGTCGGCGGCGGCCGAGGTCGTCCAATACGAGGGTGCCCAATATTTCGGTCATGAGTCGAAGCAGTCAGCCAATGCCAGGATTTTAGCTGCCAACTACCGGGGACATCAGGCTACGCAAGACGAAATCGACGCCTCCATCACGATGGCGGCGGCGCGGCACAATGTAGACCCGAACCTGGTGCGGGCGGTGGTGAAAGTGGAGTCGAACTTCAATTCCAATGCCGTTTCGCGCAAGGGAGCGATGGGGCTGATGCAGTTAATGCCTTCCACGGCGAGGGAGTTGAAGGTGAAGAATCCGTTTGACCCCGACCAGAACGTGGATGCGGGCGTGCGGCATCTCAAGCAACTTCTTGAGAATTACGGCGGCGACGTGAATCTGACCCTGGCCGCTTATAACGCGGGTTCGGGCGCGGTGGCCCGCAATAACGGCGTCCCGCATTTCGCCGAGACGCAGAATTACGTGCGGAGAATTACCAATCTTTACTATGGCGGTTTTGATCTTTCTCAGTCCGGCGTTACACGCGATCCGGTGCGGGTTCAACGAGATGCGCGGGGCATGCTTTACATCAGCAACACCGAATAG
- a CDS encoding N-acetylmuramoyl-L-alanine amidase, translating to MKLSQRSLRWGALLLLMALSGMPAYARTHHTEAWARDRFAAAERMREALNGRPLADRTRHNYQRVLNAYRNVYLGAPTSTKADPSVVAVAETLVEMGRRFEDDKILNEAIAQYKFLRKEYPGSKYRCDALFTIGEIYKDDLNDARQARAVFQDFLHRYPHNHLVEDAQQAVVELDREAAAAKKVDSPNKPGREIAGNATALKDTREKGGDLSADSRVFKPALNLDPKADPNSDSQADAGQDSSGTGLPHQPRVTGIRHWSTPDYTRVAIDLEGEIKFGSQRIAHPDRIFFDLRNTKLASTLVGKSFDVDDGFLKKIRVAQFQPGRTRVVLEVDDLSDYDAFLLPNPYRLIIDIHGKDFHAKDMRGRDLAAGHGKALADETGDVEEPPTATSAVPTKAEGTKPDGSKSVPKSELKADLKALAGKPITQHEQLHESQEVVSKDNLATTPAGARTATGIVKKVVVEADDDDDENGAPAPKVAKLSTPSHSRSSASTSSKKDVAVDADSVPEEASATEPTLSNPAPQKASRLASKRGDLGMRGTGTREAKPTASGDRSLIRALGLKIGRIVIDPGHGGHDTGTIGPNGLQEKDLVLEVGRRLGKLLESRLGAEVVYTRKDDTFIPLETRTAIANQQRADLFISIHANSSHDPAARGVETYYLNFTSSPEALEVAARENAVSEKSIYELQDLVKKIALKEKIEESREFAGDVQESLHSGLAAKSPAIRDRGVKKAPFIVLIGANMPSILAEISFVSNPADEHRLETSEYRQRIAESLYRGIAKYVDGLSGVKMASKIDKAAGQYK from the coding sequence ATGAAATTAAGCCAGCGCAGCCTGCGCTGGGGAGCGCTGCTGTTGCTGATGGCGCTTTCCGGAATGCCGGCGTACGCCCGGACGCATCATACGGAAGCTTGGGCGCGCGACCGCTTTGCCGCCGCGGAGCGCATGCGTGAAGCGCTCAACGGACGTCCTCTCGCCGACCGCACCCGCCACAACTACCAGCGCGTACTCAACGCCTATCGCAATGTCTATCTAGGCGCACCCACTTCGACCAAGGCCGATCCCAGCGTGGTCGCCGTAGCCGAGACTCTAGTTGAGATGGGTCGCCGCTTCGAAGACGACAAAATTCTGAACGAAGCCATTGCCCAGTACAAGTTTCTGCGGAAGGAATATCCCGGCAGCAAGTACCGGTGCGATGCTCTGTTCACGATTGGTGAGATATACAAAGACGACTTGAATGACGCCCGGCAGGCGCGTGCGGTTTTTCAGGATTTTCTGCATCGCTATCCGCACAATCACCTGGTAGAAGATGCGCAGCAGGCAGTAGTAGAACTCGATCGCGAGGCCGCTGCCGCGAAGAAGGTCGACAGCCCCAATAAGCCGGGGAGGGAAATCGCCGGCAATGCTACGGCCCTTAAGGATACTCGCGAGAAGGGTGGGGACCTTTCCGCTGATTCCAGGGTTTTTAAGCCTGCCCTTAACCTGGATCCGAAAGCAGATCCTAATTCCGACTCTCAAGCCGATGCCGGACAAGATTCATCCGGCACGGGGTTGCCACATCAGCCTCGGGTGACGGGAATCCGGCATTGGTCGACACCGGATTACACCCGCGTCGCCATCGATCTGGAGGGCGAGATCAAGTTTGGTTCGCAGCGCATCGCCCATCCCGACCGCATCTTTTTCGACCTGCGCAATACGAAGCTGGCGTCCACGCTGGTGGGCAAGAGCTTTGATGTGGATGATGGGTTCCTGAAGAAAATTCGCGTCGCGCAGTTTCAGCCCGGCCGCACGCGGGTGGTGCTCGAAGTTGACGATCTCTCGGACTACGACGCCTTTCTGCTACCGAATCCCTATCGTCTGATTATCGATATTCATGGCAAAGATTTTCACGCTAAAGACATGCGCGGAAGAGACCTAGCCGCAGGCCACGGGAAAGCGCTGGCGGATGAAACCGGAGATGTGGAAGAACCTCCGACCGCGACTTCGGCTGTGCCCACGAAGGCTGAGGGAACCAAGCCCGACGGTTCGAAGTCTGTCCCCAAATCGGAGTTGAAAGCTGACCTCAAAGCACTGGCCGGGAAGCCGATCACCCAGCACGAACAGCTTCATGAGAGTCAGGAGGTTGTGTCTAAAGACAATCTTGCTACAACTCCTGCGGGGGCCAGGACCGCGACCGGGATCGTCAAAAAGGTCGTTGTAGAGGCTGACGATGATGATGACGAGAACGGCGCGCCTGCGCCAAAGGTCGCGAAACTTTCGACACCATCGCATTCGCGTTCGTCGGCCTCGACATCTTCAAAAAAGGACGTCGCGGTGGATGCCGATTCCGTTCCCGAGGAGGCGTCGGCAACAGAACCGACGCTGAGCAACCCAGCACCCCAGAAAGCGTCGCGTTTGGCTTCGAAGCGAGGAGACCTGGGTATGCGTGGAACGGGAACGCGAGAGGCCAAGCCGACTGCCAGCGGCGACCGGTCTTTGATCAGAGCTCTGGGACTGAAGATTGGCAGAATTGTGATCGATCCCGGCCACGGCGGGCACGATACCGGAACCATCGGTCCCAACGGCCTCCAGGAAAAAGATCTCGTGCTCGAAGTAGGACGCCGCCTGGGCAAGTTGCTGGAAAGTCGGCTGGGGGCTGAGGTGGTCTACACTCGCAAGGACGATACTTTCATTCCCCTCGAGACGCGCACCGCCATCGCCAACCAGCAGCGTGCCGATCTTTTTATTTCAATCCACGCCAACTCGAGCCATGACCCCGCGGCACGCGGCGTGGAAACGTATTACCTGAACTTCACCTCTTCGCCCGAAGCGCTGGAAGTAGCGGCGCGCGAAAACGCCGTGTCGGAAAAATCCATCTACGAACTTCAGGACCTGGTGAAGAAGATCGCGCTCAAGGAAAAAATTGAAGAGTCCCGCGAATTTGCCGGAGACGTGCAGGAGTCGCTGCATAGTGGCCTGGCGGCCAAGAGCCCGGCCATCCGCGACCGCGGAGTGAAGAAAGCGCCGTTCATCGTACTGATTGGCGCCAACATGCCGTCGATTTTGGCGGAAATTTCCTTCGTCAGCAACCCCGCCGACGAGCATCGCCTGGAAACCAGCGAATATCGCCAGCGCATTGCCGAATCGCTCTACCGCGGCATCGCGAAGTATGTGGACGGGCTGAGCGGCGTGAAAATGGCCAGCAAGATCGATAAAGCTGCGGGGCAGTATAAATAA